Proteins co-encoded in one Desulfitobacterium hafniense DCB-2 genomic window:
- a CDS encoding DUF2922 domain-containing protein, translating into MALSTTKVARLIFSTAGGGTFTLTLADPREDVQVTEIVAAMESLIASDIYLTATGALTGIKDVKIVDTTVNDLYDPATG; encoded by the coding sequence ATGGCTTTATCAACCACTAAAGTCGCAAGGCTGATCTTTTCCACCGCCGGTGGCGGAACGTTCACCCTTACTCTTGCCGATCCACGGGAAGATGTGCAGGTGACTGAGATCGTGGCCGCTATGGAGTCGCTTATCGCAAGTGATATCTATCTGACGGCCACCGGGGCTTTAACCGGGATCAAGGATGTGAAGATTGTTGACACGACAGTCAACGATCTTTACGATCCGGCGACCGGCTGA
- a CDS encoding DUF1659 domain-containing protein, translating into MAIEGIPYSAALVVVYQTGLSPLGAPITRQKTFNSIRFDAPEEAVYDAAHALFGLTKHPVLDVFFRKTWELAEE; encoded by the coding sequence ATGGCAATAGAAGGAATTCCTTATTCTGCAGCGTTGGTGGTGGTCTACCAAACGGGGCTTTCCCCTCTTGGTGCCCCCATCACAAGGCAGAAAACGTTTAACTCAATCCGCTTTGATGCGCCTGAAGAAGCTGTATATGACGCAGCACATGCGTTGTTTGGTTTGACAAAGCATCCGGTTCTCGATGTGTTTTTTAGAAAAACCTGGGAACTGGCAGAGGAATAA
- a CDS encoding 4Fe-4S dicluster domain-containing protein, translated as MFKRKGFLFNANLCIGCRACEMACRNENHTPANIHWRHVKEIDLGTYLSMACNHCDSPECFRVCPQHAFNKRKDGIVEIDSSLCNGCRLCVKACPYDAPQYNINTNKVTRCQMCYPRQDHGLPPACVEACTTGALTTLDLNDPQLPETVRVIPGFTDIRLTKPSILFYPTRPKRRYFLKQSDNI; from the coding sequence ATGTTTAAGAGAAAGGGCTTTCTGTTCAATGCTAATCTCTGTATAGGGTGCCGGGCTTGTGAGATGGCCTGCCGCAATGAAAATCATACACCGGCCAATATCCACTGGCGGCATGTCAAGGAAATAGATCTGGGGACCTATCTGTCCATGGCCTGCAACCACTGCGACAGCCCGGAATGTTTCCGCGTCTGCCCCCAGCATGCCTTTAATAAGCGAAAAGACGGCATTGTGGAGATCGATTCTTCCCTTTGCAACGGCTGCCGTCTCTGCGTCAAGGCCTGCCCTTATGATGCACCCCAGTACAACATTAATACCAATAAGGTGACCCGCTGCCAGATGTGCTATCCCCGTCAGGATCACGGGCTGCCGCCGGCCTGTGTGGAGGCTTGCACCACAGGGGCCTTGACAACCCTGGACCTCAATGATCCCCAGCTGCCGGAAACGGTGCGGGTGATCCCGGGGTTTACCGATATTCGTCTGACGAAGCCTTCGATTCTCTTTTATCCAACCCGGCCGAAGCGGAGATATTTTCTTAAGCAGAGTGACAATATATGA
- a CDS encoding ABC transporter ATP-binding protein, with translation MSEHQTRTQNGGPMGGPASGPPMGGGEKAKDFQGTWGKLIRYCKGYMPVIITALVIAALGTLLQIIGPDQLKNMTNEITKGLPALINGVPVSGAIDFNAVFNIGMLLVCFYAASGIFSFAENFIMATVTAKISKSMRTDIAKKINKLPLKYFDKTSYGDVISRVTNDVDAIGQTLNQSLDNLVRAVTMFVGSLIMMFYNSWILALVAIGSTLIGFVLMALIMSKSQKYFTVQQQGLGDINGHIEEIYSGHNVVKAYNGGSKAKKTFEEINTSLYDSGWKSQFMSGMMMPIMGFIGNFGYVAVCVVGAALAMKGTISFGVIVAFMIYIRLFTQPLSQLAQSMQQLQRTAAASERVFEFFAEEELAGESQQLKKLENVKGHVEFQNVHFGYEKDKTIINNFSAQIRAGQKVAIVGPTGAGKTTMVNLLMRFYEIDSGEIRIDGIPISHVSRENVHDQFCMVLQDTWLFEGTIKENIIYNKQGVTDEEVIAACKSVGIHHFIRTLPQGYDTILNDKANLSAGQKQLVTIARAIIQNSPLLILDEATSSVDTRTERLVQDAMNKLTQDRTSFVIAHRLSTIKDADLILVMKDGDIIESGDHEELLGKGGFYAELYNSQFEQAS, from the coding sequence ATGAGTGAGCATCAAACCAGAACACAAAATGGCGGCCCCATGGGTGGGCCGGCAAGTGGCCCACCCATGGGCGGCGGCGAAAAAGCCAAGGATTTCCAAGGAACATGGGGCAAGCTGATCCGCTACTGTAAAGGCTACATGCCCGTCATTATCACCGCCCTTGTCATCGCGGCTTTGGGGACACTCCTGCAAATCATCGGTCCGGACCAACTGAAGAACATGACCAATGAGATCACCAAGGGGCTGCCGGCCCTGATCAACGGAGTACCGGTGTCTGGGGCCATCGATTTTAACGCGGTCTTCAATATTGGTATGCTGCTTGTCTGTTTCTATGCAGCCTCAGGTATCTTCAGCTTTGCCGAGAATTTTATCATGGCTACGGTAACTGCTAAAATATCTAAAAGCATGCGCACTGACATCGCCAAGAAGATCAACAAACTGCCCCTCAAATACTTTGACAAAACAAGTTACGGCGATGTCATCAGCCGCGTGACCAACGATGTTGACGCCATTGGCCAAACCCTCAATCAGAGCCTCGATAATTTGGTGAGGGCAGTTACCATGTTTGTCGGTTCCCTGATCATGATGTTCTACAACAGTTGGATTCTGGCCTTGGTTGCCATCGGCTCCACTTTGATCGGGTTTGTTCTGATGGCGCTCATCATGTCCAAATCTCAAAAGTATTTTACCGTGCAGCAGCAGGGACTCGGCGATATCAATGGCCATATTGAAGAAATCTATTCGGGCCACAATGTTGTCAAGGCCTATAACGGCGGCAGCAAGGCGAAAAAGACCTTTGAGGAGATCAACACGTCCCTGTATGACAGCGGTTGGAAATCTCAATTTATGTCGGGGATGATGATGCCGATTATGGGCTTCATCGGCAACTTCGGCTATGTGGCGGTGTGCGTGGTCGGCGCGGCCTTGGCTATGAAAGGCACGATCTCCTTCGGCGTCATCGTTGCCTTTATGATCTATATCCGCCTCTTTACCCAGCCTTTGTCCCAGTTGGCTCAATCTATGCAGCAGCTGCAAAGAACAGCCGCCGCCAGTGAGCGTGTCTTTGAATTCTTCGCCGAAGAAGAGTTGGCCGGGGAAAGCCAGCAGCTCAAAAAGCTGGAGAATGTCAAAGGCCACGTGGAGTTTCAGAATGTTCACTTTGGCTATGAGAAGGACAAAACCATTATCAATAATTTTTCCGCTCAGATCAGAGCCGGCCAGAAGGTCGCCATTGTGGGGCCTACCGGTGCGGGAAAAACGACCATGGTCAATCTGCTGATGCGCTTTTACGAAATCGACAGCGGCGAGATTCGCATAGACGGTATCCCCATCAGCCATGTGAGCAGAGAAAACGTCCATGACCAATTCTGTATGGTATTGCAGGACACCTGGCTCTTTGAGGGAACTATCAAAGAAAACATCATCTACAACAAGCAGGGCGTTACCGATGAAGAAGTGATCGCCGCCTGCAAGTCTGTGGGCATCCACCACTTTATCCGCACCCTGCCCCAGGGCTATGACACCATCCTCAATGATAAAGCCAACCTGTCGGCAGGCCAAAAGCAGCTTGTGACCATTGCCCGCGCGATCATTCAAAATTCACCCCTTCTGATCCTGGATGAAGCGACCAGCTCGGTAGACACCCGTACGGAAAGGCTCGTACAGGATGCCATGAATAAGCTGACCCAGGACCGAACCTCATTTGTGATCGCCCATCGCCTCTCCACCATCAAAGATGCCGATCTGATTTTGGTGATGAAAGACGGCGACATCATCGAAAGCGGCGATCACGAGGAACTCCTCGGCAAAGGCGGCTTCTACGCCGAGCTTTATAACAGCCAATTTGAACAGGCTTCATAA
- a CDS encoding molybdopterin-dependent oxidoreductase, giving the protein MPTFRNTCPRHCYGSCSMISHMSGGKLTRVVGDSEHGYTRGRLCAKGYSLIQYALDEYRLKYPLRQVRRGSGEWRRISWDQAYEIIASKMIELNTRYGSNLGLGYYKGNGNAGLLHQAVEGMFAGLGPHTRPIGDICSATGETALRETVNELRNPDPEKMSDAGLIVIWGANPANTNINQMKFIYEARQKGTPLVVIDPLLTHTANRADLYVQINPGTDAWLAWGIAKLLIESDKIDKEFIRQKTREFHRYKQGLEGITLEEVCSHTGVHLRVVEELADLYARFHPAANWLGFGMQRYPTGGESVKAVSALAALTGSFGSVGGGVYFRHRPQEEFPLHIAKHQGVKQPLLTSSREVPANDFPGRAMKLQEPPLKMLWVSCGNPLAQDYNLRAWRDLFQQMEFIVTVDLYLNSTARQSDLVLPAASFFEEEDLHVSFWHHWLSYNQKVLPAFYEAKSDLQIARELTRKLNELQPGFSNFPAEKEPWDWIAGELSPEIRELYGLEEPADLKRHSYRRKKESLLSGWNYCFSRVQPHLFKDMRETESSLLFPYHLLTPQSLLKFHTQYETLSWLNGENREEPIIELAEEIACKHTIREDSLVEIYNEHGSISGRAKINPYLPEKIILVEQSDRYPINHLISGQGKAGESIPYFDCRVNLRRVRSDV; this is encoded by the coding sequence ATGCCAACGTTTCGCAATACATGTCCGCGGCATTGTTATGGTTCCTGCAGCATGATTTCGCATATGAGCGGGGGGAAGCTGACCCGGGTTGTGGGAGACTCCGAGCATGGCTATACCCGGGGAAGGCTCTGTGCTAAAGGATATTCCTTAATTCAATATGCCTTGGACGAGTATCGCTTGAAGTACCCTTTGCGTCAAGTGCGACGGGGGTCAGGGGAGTGGCGGCGGATTTCCTGGGATCAGGCTTACGAAATTATCGCCTCTAAAATGATCGAACTGAATACCCGCTATGGCTCCAATCTGGGCTTAGGATATTATAAAGGGAATGGCAATGCCGGCTTGCTGCATCAGGCCGTGGAAGGAATGTTCGCAGGCCTGGGTCCTCATACCCGGCCCATCGGGGATATTTGTTCCGCTACCGGGGAAACCGCACTGAGGGAGACCGTAAATGAACTAAGAAATCCTGATCCGGAGAAGATGAGCGACGCCGGCTTGATCGTGATCTGGGGAGCCAATCCGGCCAATACCAATATCAATCAAATGAAGTTTATCTATGAAGCACGCCAAAAGGGAACTCCATTGGTGGTTATCGATCCGCTCCTTACCCATACGGCCAACAGAGCTGATTTATATGTTCAGATCAATCCGGGGACCGATGCCTGGCTGGCATGGGGGATCGCTAAACTATTGATCGAAAGTGACAAGATCGATAAAGAGTTCATTCGGCAAAAAACCAGAGAGTTTCATCGATATAAGCAAGGGCTTGAGGGGATTACTCTGGAGGAAGTTTGTTCCCACACCGGTGTCCATTTAAGGGTCGTTGAAGAATTAGCCGATCTGTATGCCCGCTTTCATCCAGCCGCTAATTGGCTGGGTTTCGGCATGCAGCGTTATCCCACTGGCGGAGAATCGGTAAAGGCCGTGAGTGCTCTGGCCGCTCTGACCGGGAGTTTTGGTTCGGTCGGCGGGGGAGTCTATTTCCGCCACCGGCCTCAGGAGGAATTTCCACTGCATATAGCCAAGCATCAGGGAGTAAAGCAGCCTTTGCTCACCTCCTCCCGGGAGGTGCCGGCCAATGATTTCCCGGGCAGGGCGATGAAGCTTCAGGAGCCGCCTCTTAAAATGCTGTGGGTTTCCTGCGGCAATCCGCTGGCCCAGGATTACAATCTACGGGCTTGGCGTGATTTGTTTCAACAGATGGAGTTCATCGTCACCGTGGATCTCTACCTGAACAGCACCGCCCGGCAGTCCGACCTTGTCCTGCCTGCTGCGTCCTTCTTTGAGGAGGAAGATTTGCATGTGAGCTTTTGGCACCACTGGCTTTCCTATAATCAAAAAGTCCTGCCGGCTTTCTATGAAGCCAAGAGCGATCTACAGATTGCCCGGGAGTTAACCCGCAAGCTCAATGAACTTCAGCCGGGGTTTTCTAATTTTCCCGCGGAAAAGGAACCTTGGGATTGGATAGCAGGGGAGTTGTCTCCGGAGATTAGGGAGCTTTATGGTTTGGAGGAGCCTGCTGATCTTAAGCGGCATTCCTATAGAAGGAAGAAGGAGAGCTTGCTCTCCGGTTGGAACTATTGTTTCTCAAGAGTTCAGCCGCATCTTTTTAAGGATATGAGAGAAACGGAGTCATCCCTGCTGTTTCCTTACCACCTGCTTACTCCTCAATCCCTGCTTAAATTCCATACCCAGTATGAGACCCTTTCCTGGCTTAATGGGGAGAATAGAGAGGAACCCATCATTGAGCTGGCGGAGGAAATCGCCTGCAAGCATACTATCCGGGAAGATTCTTTGGTTGAAATCTATAATGAGCATGGTTCGATAAGCGGCCGGGCTAAAATCAACCCCTATCTCCCGGAGAAAATTATTCTGGTGGAGCAAAGTGACCGTTATCCCATCAATCATCTGATCAGCGGTCAGGGGAAGGCTGGGGAAAGTATCCCTTATTTTGATTGCCGGGTTAACCTCAGGAGGGTGCGCAGCGATGTTTAA
- a CDS encoding molybdopterin-dependent oxidoreductase: MANLFQKISEKQISRRTFLAATAAGTASLALAGCGTALAPVGANYDAAAINGEGQWIPAACWFNCGYKCYNAALVVDNVVVRQKTDDTHPDSFNNPQLRGCLRGRAQQQQAFGVDRIKYPMKRKHWEPLTGGDKSLRGKDEWVRISWDEALDYVAAELKSAKEKYGNSSILMPTWGDNFCDFYNAINGFGGYTTVQDTSSVGTYLHVSGILGILPAGMNDANDRLDLLKSETIVLYGCNPAWASAGLPSYNLVHAKEAGAKFIYVGPSYNETANLVDAKWIQVRPGTDTAFLLSIAYVMVTEDDPLSNPIIDWDFLNRCTVGFDAEHMPADAALNENFKDYILGKYDNQPKTPEWASEICGTPVQDIVWYAKEMRKDKKVTVLHASAPARCNNADDFPQILMTVAAMGGHFGKPGHACGSGQYYQSTNCGPNLVMMGASGAPVIPNPCTDIITGPELWDAVLSGKYNRTGPALWGDLASVGPKDIDIHVIIHSWRNSLQTTQGIKKGIEAHRKVDFVVSCAYSLNASAQYSDIVLPIVTQWERQSSYFYLGFYNRDVQFFPSKVVEPLYEAKSDQWIGIELGKRLGIDVSQAYPLTEEQQYLNIIAGTTVINKEGTDYETLVTITEEDLAWWASKYGKTDGKPQQGRIGLKELMEQGKYQIERHEGDNFGNITYEAFVKDPKNNPLGSKSGKFEIYCQTKADRINAMGRSTLKPYPSYIQPLNGYEQSFKDWGKKIKGDYPYQVTNPHYLRRAHTGFDYLPWLREAMPNPVFISALDAEEKGIKDGDTVLLTNPHGKVLRQASVSQRLMPGYIELPHGTWLELDEATGIDKSGSDNYLCAPITSGQGVSGYNTQLVNMEKYDGAPLTPDHLWPMRVVKL; this comes from the coding sequence GTGGCAAATCTTTTCCAAAAAATTAGCGAAAAACAAATAAGCCGTAGAACATTCTTAGCGGCAACTGCGGCCGGAACGGCCAGCCTGGCGCTGGCCGGCTGCGGCACTGCGCTCGCTCCGGTGGGAGCGAATTATGACGCAGCCGCAATTAACGGAGAAGGACAATGGATACCTGCCGCCTGTTGGTTTAACTGCGGCTATAAATGTTATAATGCCGCCCTTGTCGTGGATAATGTGGTTGTCCGCCAGAAAACCGATGATACCCACCCGGACAGCTTCAATAATCCGCAGCTGAGAGGATGTCTGCGTGGGCGTGCCCAGCAGCAACAGGCATTCGGTGTCGATCGGATCAAATATCCTATGAAACGCAAGCATTGGGAACCTCTTACCGGCGGAGATAAATCTTTGCGCGGCAAAGATGAATGGGTTCGGATTTCCTGGGATGAGGCCCTGGATTACGTAGCTGCCGAGTTAAAAAGTGCCAAAGAGAAGTACGGGAACAGCTCCATCCTGATGCCTACATGGGGAGATAATTTTTGTGATTTTTATAATGCCATTAATGGGTTTGGCGGTTATACCACCGTGCAGGATACTTCATCGGTAGGCACATACCTGCATGTATCCGGCATATTGGGCATTCTGCCTGCCGGTATGAACGATGCCAATGACCGCTTGGATCTGTTAAAGAGCGAGACCATTGTCCTTTATGGCTGCAACCCTGCCTGGGCTTCAGCAGGATTGCCCAGTTATAATCTGGTGCATGCCAAAGAGGCCGGAGCGAAGTTCATTTATGTCGGCCCCAGCTATAATGAAACAGCTAACTTGGTCGATGCCAAATGGATACAAGTTCGCCCCGGTACAGACACAGCCTTCCTGCTTTCGATAGCCTATGTGATGGTCACTGAAGACGACCCCCTCAGCAATCCAATTATTGATTGGGATTTTCTTAATCGTTGCACCGTCGGTTTTGATGCCGAACATATGCCGGCTGATGCTGCTCTTAACGAAAACTTTAAGGACTATATACTGGGCAAATACGACAACCAGCCCAAAACTCCCGAATGGGCTTCGGAAATCTGCGGTACCCCTGTACAAGATATTGTTTGGTATGCCAAGGAAATGCGCAAGGACAAGAAGGTTACCGTTTTACATGCCAGTGCGCCGGCCCGCTGTAATAATGCCGATGATTTTCCTCAAATCTTAATGACAGTGGCAGCTATGGGTGGTCATTTCGGTAAACCCGGTCACGCCTGTGGCTCTGGTCAATACTATCAATCCACCAACTGTGGCCCGAACTTGGTTATGATGGGCGCTTCAGGCGCTCCCGTGATTCCCAATCCTTGTACCGATATTATTACAGGTCCCGAGCTATGGGATGCCGTACTCAGCGGAAAATATAACCGCACCGGGCCAGCCCTCTGGGGGGATCTTGCCAGTGTTGGCCCTAAGGATATTGATATCCATGTGATCATTCATTCTTGGCGAAACAGCCTACAGACTACCCAAGGTATCAAAAAAGGCATAGAAGCCCATCGCAAAGTAGACTTTGTGGTAAGCTGTGCTTATTCCTTAAACGCCAGTGCCCAATACTCTGATATCGTATTGCCTATTGTTACTCAGTGGGAAAGACAAAGCTCTTATTTTTATCTTGGGTTTTATAACCGGGATGTACAATTCTTCCCATCCAAGGTCGTGGAGCCCCTTTATGAAGCGAAGAGCGATCAATGGATTGGGATCGAGCTCGGCAAACGCTTAGGCATTGATGTGAGCCAAGCCTATCCTTTGACTGAAGAGCAACAGTACCTCAATATAATTGCCGGAACTACGGTTATCAATAAAGAAGGTACCGATTATGAGACCTTAGTAACGATTACTGAGGAAGACCTTGCGTGGTGGGCATCAAAGTATGGAAAAACAGATGGCAAACCGCAACAAGGCAGAATCGGCCTGAAAGAACTCATGGAACAAGGGAAGTACCAGATTGAACGCCATGAGGGAGATAACTTTGGCAATATTACCTATGAAGCCTTTGTCAAAGATCCGAAGAACAACCCCCTCGGTTCAAAAAGCGGGAAGTTTGAAATCTATTGCCAAACCAAAGCCGATCGAATTAACGCCATGGGACGCAGCACCCTCAAACCCTATCCAAGTTATATACAGCCTTTAAACGGCTATGAGCAAAGCTTCAAAGACTGGGGCAAAAAGATCAAGGGGGATTACCCATATCAGGTAACCAATCCTCACTATTTAAGGCGGGCACATACTGGTTTTGACTATTTGCCCTGGTTGAGAGAGGCAATGCCCAATCCCGTATTCATCAGCGCACTGGATGCCGAAGAAAAAGGCATCAAAGATGGTGATACTGTACTTCTGACCAATCCCCATGGTAAGGTTCTGCGTCAAGCCAGCGTCAGCCAGCGGCTTATGCCTGGTTATATTGAGCTGCCACACGGTACCTGGTTAGAGCTGGATGAAGCTACCGGTATCGACAAGTCCGGGTCTGATAACTACCTTTGCGCCCCTATTACCAGCGGCCAAGGCGTTTCCGGCTATAACACTCAATTGGTCAATATGGAAAAGTATGACGGAGCGCCCCTTACACCCGACCACTTATGGCCAATGAGAGTTGTTAAACTCTAA
- a CDS encoding DUF3102 domain-containing protein, which produces MSEQVRERTPQVIAAEINSYKVSSGRIQLTCAVEIGRRLIEAKALLPHGEWGKWLEEYVEYSQATAENYMRVAREYGQAGGDSPEGEKAKSETFPILSYSQALTLLDIPEEERAEFIAELDIENMSVRQLQRAIKEREQARQEKKEAEQESRELQKALEGEKEKNSQLEKERDGLKLKAGELEKEKQGLKQEVAERKAENSRLKDKQLFKNNEKLRNQLTAAQIKNATHKAAFKMEALERAFKEVVYELGLLVKIDKNVHGEYQKNLRKFLLKCLDEKVGD; this is translated from the coding sequence ATGAGTGAACAAGTAAGGGAACGCACCCCGCAGGTCATCGCGGCGGAGATCAACAGCTATAAAGTGTCCAGTGGGAGAATCCAATTAACCTGTGCCGTGGAGATCGGCCGGAGGCTGATCGAGGCGAAAGCCCTTCTTCCTCACGGGGAGTGGGGAAAATGGCTGGAAGAGTATGTAGAGTATTCTCAGGCTACGGCGGAAAATTATATGAGAGTTGCCCGGGAGTACGGGCAGGCAGGAGGAGACTCCCCGGAGGGGGAAAAAGCAAAATCTGAGACGTTTCCGATTTTATCTTACTCCCAGGCACTGACCCTTTTGGATATACCGGAAGAAGAGCGGGCAGAGTTCATCGCCGAGCTGGATATCGAAAATATGTCCGTACGTCAGCTGCAGAGGGCCATTAAGGAGCGGGAGCAGGCCAGGCAGGAAAAAAAGGAGGCTGAGCAGGAGAGCAGGGAACTCCAGAAAGCTCTGGAGGGTGAAAAGGAGAAAAACAGCCAACTGGAAAAAGAGCGGGATGGGCTGAAGCTCAAGGCAGGGGAGCTGGAAAAGGAAAAGCAGGGATTGAAACAGGAAGTAGCTGAAAGGAAGGCTGAGAACAGCAGGCTCAAAGATAAGCAGCTCTTCAAAAACAATGAAAAGCTGCGGAATCAGCTTACTGCCGCCCAAATCAAGAATGCTACCCATAAAGCCGCCTTTAAAATGGAAGCCCTGGAAAGGGCCTTCAAAGAAGTGGTGTATGAACTGGGCCTGCTGGTTAAGATCGATAAGAATGTGCATGGGGAGTATCAAAAAAATCTGCGAAAGTTCCTCCTGAAATGCCTGGATGAAAAGGTGGGGGATTGA
- a CDS encoding PucR family transcriptional regulator: MGNVSSMPNYMRKLLKTSGQGLDALTCAIAEVLNQPILVSTPTYETLSTTLLHPDLDSFQMVIEGERGDNETLFFCTLSTEALHLKGAGWAIAPNGRILGYLFVLYDEVKPDFEEFQAIIETALSLYSIHLQNKLELKQEKHKTKNAFFYDLLYGNLKCNEDIMTMGEVWGWDFHRPHTVLLLRVPDLESHSPDWHLMEVLQKTVDRTLINRYYKNPATTVNRNEVVVILPAESEKAAERKPEITSLIEGLSNQFKTTVSDYRIICGVGKTYAQPNDLFRSYQEAKVACEMGSLLEVEVPFFSDMGLERILYKHDLEDLKEYYHHVLGDLPEEDEGEDNLVWLLESLVDNQFDMNKTAQATFLHRNTLRYRLNKIEGILGRSLADINTRLDLAAAFKIRRLHKIHLLS, translated from the coding sequence ATGGGAAACGTCAGTTCAATGCCGAATTACATGCGGAAGCTTCTTAAAACATCCGGCCAAGGGCTGGATGCTCTTACTTGCGCCATTGCCGAGGTGTTGAATCAACCTATCCTGGTTTCTACTCCGACTTATGAGACCCTATCCACAACACTTCTTCACCCGGATCTGGACTCCTTTCAGATGGTGATAGAAGGGGAGCGGGGGGATAACGAGACCTTATTTTTTTGCACCCTATCCACTGAAGCGTTGCATCTGAAAGGGGCAGGCTGGGCCATCGCCCCCAATGGCCGGATATTGGGGTATCTTTTTGTGCTGTATGATGAAGTCAAGCCGGACTTTGAGGAGTTTCAAGCCATTATAGAAACGGCCCTCTCTCTATACTCCATCCACCTTCAGAATAAGTTGGAGCTGAAGCAGGAAAAACATAAAACAAAAAATGCTTTCTTTTACGATTTACTCTATGGCAACCTTAAATGCAACGAAGATATTATGACGATGGGAGAAGTATGGGGCTGGGACTTCCACCGACCCCATACGGTGTTGCTTTTACGGGTCCCTGATCTGGAGTCTCATTCCCCTGACTGGCACCTTATGGAGGTGCTGCAAAAGACTGTGGATCGAACCTTGATCAATAGATACTATAAAAATCCGGCAACGACAGTGAATCGAAACGAAGTCGTGGTCATTCTGCCGGCGGAGAGTGAAAAGGCGGCTGAGCGGAAACCGGAAATCACTTCCTTAATAGAGGGCCTTTCCAATCAGTTTAAGACCACAGTGTCCGATTACCGGATCATCTGCGGAGTAGGGAAAACCTACGCCCAGCCCAATGACCTCTTTCGCAGTTACCAGGAGGCCAAAGTCGCTTGTGAGATGGGAAGCCTGCTGGAAGTTGAGGTACCATTTTTCAGCGATATGGGTCTGGAAAGAATCCTGTACAAACATGACCTGGAAGATCTGAAAGAATACTATCATCATGTTCTGGGAGATTTGCCTGAAGAGGATGAGGGTGAGGATAATCTGGTTTGGCTATTGGAGAGTCTCGTGGATAACCAATTTGATATGAATAAAACAGCTCAGGCCACTTTTTTACATCGCAACACCCTTCGTTACCGTTTAAATAAAATTGAGGGAATCCTCGGACGTTCCTTAGCAGATATTAATACACGCCTGGATCTGGCTGCGGCTTTTAAAATCCGGCGGCTGCACAAGATTCACCTGCTGTCCTGA
- a CDS encoding response regulator, producing MLNICLCDDGALQRAYLKLIIQEYESRSGVRFNLSEFSSGEDLLEQFQENPTRFDLYFLDQRMKNITGLETASSIRQRNKDCAIVFVTASEGPGDFEAVSPLRVLNKPAQPAAVYEVLDQVFAALSPGYSR from the coding sequence GTGTTGAATATTTGCCTGTGTGATGATGGTGCCCTTCAGCGAGCCTACCTAAAGCTGATCATCCAGGAGTATGAAAGCCGGTCCGGAGTCCGGTTTAACCTGTCTGAATTCAGCAGCGGGGAGGACCTTCTGGAGCAATTCCAGGAAAACCCCACCCGGTTTGACCTGTACTTTCTGGATCAGCGGATGAAAAATATCACCGGTCTGGAGACTGCCTCGTCCATCCGGCAGCGCAATAAGGATTGTGCCATCGTTTTTGTCACTGCCTCGGAGGGGCCGGGGGATTTTGAAGCCGTATCCCCGCTCCGGGTTCTGAACAAACCGGCCCAGCCCGCAGCTGTCTATGAGGTTCTGGATCAGGTGTTCGCGGCATTGAGCCCTGGTTATAGCAGGTAG
- a CDS encoding GTP pyrophosphokinase yields MIIERKSKVNLPDLTEQDGHLFQSSREDARTSLIKLAQTMQIYNGAMKVVSAKLELLDDEFQFSNKHNPIHHLEYRIKSPLSIGKKLQKYGLPLTVEAARERVLDIAGIRVICNFLDDVYAVEKMLLQQADVTLVKRKDYIEQAKANGYRSLHLVVKVPIFLSGSTEEIPVEIQLRTVAMDYWASLEHMLRYKNKDSDTQQYAAMLLDCAATLADTEKKMLFIRQHIEE; encoded by the coding sequence ATGATCATTGAACGCAAATCCAAAGTCAATCTTCCCGATCTCACAGAACAGGATGGGCATCTCTTTCAAAGCTCCCGGGAGGATGCCAGAACCTCCTTGATCAAGCTCGCCCAAACCATGCAGATCTATAACGGCGCCATGAAAGTCGTCAGCGCCAAACTGGAATTACTCGATGATGAATTTCAATTCAGCAACAAGCATAATCCCATTCATCATCTGGAATACCGGATTAAAAGTCCCCTCAGCATTGGCAAAAAACTGCAAAAGTACGGCTTGCCGCTTACGGTCGAAGCCGCTCGGGAGAGAGTTCTTGACATCGCCGGCATTCGCGTGATTTGCAATTTCTTGGATGATGTCTATGCGGTGGAGAAAATGCTCCTGCAACAAGCCGATGTTACCTTGGTTAAACGGAAGGACTATATTGAGCAAGCCAAAGCAAACGGGTACCGGAGTTTGCATCTTGTCGTCAAAGTGCCGATTTTCCTGTCCGGCAGCACCGAAGAGATTCCGGTGGAAATCCAGCTGCGCACAGTTGCCATGGACTATTGGGCCAGCCTGGAACACATGTTGCGCTATAAAAATAAGGACAGCGATACCCAACAGTACGCCGCCATGTTGCTGGATTGCGCAGCTACACTGGCCGACACGGAAAAAAAGATGCTGTTTATCCGTCAGCATATTGAAGAATAA